The nucleotide window ATGACGTACATGCCCAACCAGTTTAACCATGACACACAAGACGAGGCCGGACTTGAGGTGCATCAGTTCTGGCCTCTGGTGGAGATCCAGTGTTCAGCGGACTTGAAGTTTTTCTTATGCAGTATGTACACTCCAATCTGCGTGACGAACTATCACAAGCCACTGCCGGCTTGTCGGTCGGTGTGCGAGCGGGCCAAGTCGGGCTGTGCACCGCTGATGAGACAGTACGGATTCGCCTGGCCGGAGAGGATGCGATGTGAGGATTTACCTGAATTCGGCAACCCAGACCAGCTTTGCATGGGGTTCAACACCACCGAGAAACCCACTCCAAAGCCAACCATCCCTACCGTCACCAAGCAGCGTCCATCCCAGCCGACGGACGGTGGGTGTCCCTGCTCCTGTAAAGAACCCTTCAAAACAGTGCCACCACATCACCCGTACTACGGTCGTGTCAGCACCGGTGGTGTGTCCAGCTGTGCTACCCCTTGCAATGGTGCCTTCTTCTCGCCCGATGAGAAAACATTTGCAACCTTCTGGATCGGTTTGTGGTCAATTTTATGCTTCGTTTCCACACTCACCACTACCTTAACTTTCCTGATCGACATGGAGAGGTTCAAGTACCCAGAGAGACCCATCATCTTCTTGAGTGGATGCTATTTATTCGTCTCCTTGGGATACATCATCCGTCTCATCGCAGGCCACGAGACAGTGGCTTGCAACGGGGAGTACATCCGCTACGAGTCCACTGGGCCTGCCGTCTGCACCATCGTTTTCCTCCTCGTGTATTTCTTCGGGATGGCCAGCTCGATCTGGTGGGTCATCCTCTCCCTGACGTGGTTCCTAGCAGCCGGTATGAAATGGGGCAGCGAGGCCATAGCGAGTTACTCCCAGTACTTCCACCTTGCGGCATGGCTGGTACCGAGCATCAAATCCATCGCAGTTTTAGCTCTAAGCTCCGTGGACGGCGACCCGGTTTCAGGGATCTGCTTTGTCGGTAATCAGAGTGTGGAGAAACTTCGGGGCTTCGTGCTTGCCCCCCTCTTCGTGTACCTCATCCTTGGAACATTCTTCTTGCTGGCGGGATTTGTTTCGCTATTCCGCATCAGACATGTCATCAAAGCAGGAGGCAGTAAAACAGACAAACTTGAGAAACTGATGATCAGAATTGGGGTATTTACAGTACTTTACACGGTGCCAGCTACCATCGTGATTGGGTGTTATTTCTACGAACAACATGCCCGTGGCAAATGGGAAAGAACACACACATGTGGCTGCAAAAACACAGCAGTTACATATCCCGATTATTCTGTTTTTATGCTCAAGTACTTTATGTGCCTAGTCGTTGGGATCACGTCTGGGGTTTGGATCTGGTCCGGAAAGACCCTTGAATCGTGGAAAGGATTTTATTATCGTTTATTTGGAAAGAGAGAACTGGACAGAATCGGTAAGCCATCCAACCCAAAGGCTGTTCCGTTGGCACATGTTTGATCAAATTTATCAAGAGCTGCGAAAAACTGTATCCATGGTGTACCAACGAACTCATGACGATAACACTGTCATTAATGGACGAGTTGTCTAATGTATCCAATTACAAAAACACTGAGTAACTCTCCATAGAATGCTTATTAATGTGTACagaaattatttgattttttatagcTTTTTATGGCACCCTGTGtcagtgttttatacaacctgtgatatattttaaaatgcattatAAGGAAGTCATTTGCAGTCGATATTTGCATCTaattgtttaaacatctctGGGTTTTTCTTTCTGCCTTCTTGTTGTCCTACTCAAGCGAGCCGGGCAGCAGCAGTGCAAACATTGGTTACATCACCCACGTCAACATGCCGACCAATGTCTTCAATACACTCTAATGAAACACACGGGTTTCTAAAACTTTCTCTCTTTTGTTCGTATGTGTAACGTGTTCTTAGCGGGACAAACGCTGGGTAAACGGTACCATGCCTCACTAATGGAGAGGCGGTGAGCATATAGAGTATGTTACTGTTAGCTTTGTCCAAACGCAAGCTGTTGGACGTCCATTATATAGACGTGGCCAAATAAACCCACTCAAAGATTTACTTGTATTGTAAACGGATGAATTTACCATTTTGCGAGTGTTGCATTTGTTGCGAGAGGGAAAACTCTTTGAAACTATATTTCACAAGGAGTCACATGCGTCTAAAACACTGCTAGAAAAATCtactcagaattatatttttgtaacatAACTTGTATATGTATTTGTAATAATGGAATATAAGAATAATGTGAACAGTCATCTTGTACAACCATTGAGAACGTCAATTGCTGCGTAGTCGAGAGTGATACCAATTGTATTTCAAACTGCTgggttaaaacattttaaggggacTTAAACACAGATTTGGTTTGATATCACGTACTACTAACTGCATGTTTATTTGCTATACTGGTTTCTATCAAAAAGTGTGACTATTTGGTTTTACAGGAACTGAGTTTGTAGAGCGTGTTATATCAATACTATGTTGTTATGGTAACGTTTCCTCAACGAATGGCCTGGCTGGACGGGTTTGACAAGCATCACCCAGTTTGCCCTTGGGCGGCAAAATATCTCCTCGATAAAAGACATTCTTGAGATGTGATGTCCCACGTAGCAACTGCCATTTAACTTTAAGATGTCAGTCTGATTATACATTGATTTTCTGATTCATTTACAATGTATTTATCGTTCAATAGAGTCAGTTTTCATTCGAGAAAATTGTGTCAACCTCGTTTATCAAAACCTAGTATTGAAATTCTTGGTTGGTAATGTGTGGTTGGTAAATTTATCATCCCATACCGGAAACTGTTTCCTCGTTGAATTTGAACGATGAGCCTCTGACGTCACCTAACGATGCAATGTCATTATAATCAGTAAATGTCAGATGTGTTGttgtattaaaaaattattGACTAAGTCAACAGTGATCTTTGACCCTTCTCTTTCAAAAATATCTGCTGCTACAAATTCAAATGCCGCTTGAGATACAACCAGGGTTTATAATTTAACAGTGGAAATTTTTAATTTGCATGTGAGTTTTAAAATATCTGATAATGGTTCTATGTTACTTCTATTTATCCTTTAATGGGAAATATTGTGTCTGTAATAATTTTAGCACTTTAAGTGTGGGCTGTAATGATACTTTAATTGAGGGACACATTAAAATGATCATTTTATAATGaatatttcaactattttatgtgtgaagtttcaagaAACTTCCAAGTCATTCGTCTTATTTTGAAATATATTGGAATCTCAATGTACTTCGATAGACATGTAGTCTGGATTTACACAAGGACCTTAGACGCAagttggtttattaaaacaatacagaattgaaatatttaatttaaacaaattatggtTGGAATTTATTTGATGCTGtagtgatttttctttttgaagggatggtacaacattggtatatATCTTGTTTGAAATTTATTGCATATTTTTGGAGTTTTCTTGGTGAAAGCATTAACACAATTTCATTGTGAGACTCATTTAAATGTTGGTGAGAAAGTTCTGAACTTAACATTGTACAGATTACCGGCAACAAAAACGTCCAACTTTTAAAGTTGCCTTCAATTTTTATGAGTGTTCAACTCAAGCTTGAATGTAAAGTTGAACTTTTGAAAAGAGTGGTCAGAATTCAACCAACGTGGAACCCAATGTGGACAAGCTCAATCCTTGTTTAAGGAAGATTTGAATGAATGTTAGAATCCCAAACCAATGTTTTACCGCCCCTTTTGTATTTCATCTAGAATTCTGGGTTAACCCtatgttgaattttgttcttgcaTTCTTAGTCCCATGGGGCTAGTTAAGATTGTTGAAATGTGTTTGCATTGGTTGTACAGTACGCCTTAATAGTCAAATGGTGACATCTTCACTGGGTGGGTTGATGGGTATTGGAAATCGAATGTTCATTGACACATTGTAAAACTTCATTGATTGTTCATCCAAGCCTTGAGGTACACagccaaactttaaaaatggTAAAACTTTAACTCATAAAAAGACGATGCTCTCTTATGAACTATTGTAAACTAAAATAAGATAAACTATAATATAGTTGTTCGTAATATGAAATTGACACTTAAAAGTGGTGTGAGTAAAAGAAAGCAGTAAAACGAATTGAGATTGTGTAAGGAGTTTAACTTTTGTGTGTTCGTTTTGGGGTGGACTTATGAGCCCGAGTGATGTATGACCTTTCATACGGCCCCCCAATTTGTCAGTACCGTGCCAGAAGCCACCTTTTTCCAAACGGGCTTACCGGGTATTTGGTCATACTGAATAGGCAATTAGGCTGGCTCATTATTGCCGTTCTCGCCCCATGTGGGCATTGTTAAAGACAGCTCGTCAGTATGATGACCATTGGTACACAATTCCTTGAATGCGCTAACAAAAGAGCTTTAGTAAAGGGGAGACTAATCCGCATGGCTGTCTATCTTTCCGTcttctttattttcttctctCTTCAAGAAGAAGAGAGGGTTTCACCCTGTTGTTGGCTAAGAGGGTGCCGGAAGAATAGACTCGTCATCCGGAGGCTTATGGTCTAAGATTTACCTCGTCTTTCATGCTAAGTAAGGAGGAGGGGCTAACGTAAATTGTAGAGAACTCTTAAGGTTTTACTCAATGAAAATTATCTTTAAAAATCGCATTGAATTGCGAGCCGATTATCACTAAAACGTGActttcaaactttaaaaaagttgGAAACGGTTACTTCCCAAGGCGTCTTAGAAAAAGTGTATTCCCTTGAGTATGAAGTCAATAGTATTCCCCTGACGTTAGTGTCTCCAAAACGGAAGCCCTGTAAAAGTCTACTCTGTCCTTTGATAAAAACCCACCAGTGCGTGAACACATTGTTTATCTTGCAAAAAAATGCTGTTTAGCCACCTCCTTATCGTCCCGTCAAGAAATGTCCTAATTATTTGGGCGGGGCTTAGGGAGCCCCTAATGAGGCATGTCTGTTAGGGCTGACAGAGTTCATGCGAGAGCGTTTACGGCCTTTAGGCGACGGCTGTTTAGAAAAGTAAACAGGAATTGGAATTCTAAGTCGGGGGCTCGCCAGCATTGGGAAAACACTCAGAGGCCATCGGAGCACCGCAGAAGTTATGTATCCCGAACCCAATTCTATAGGTTAtatcttgctctatggttgtgTACAATAAGAAAACAAGTTTATAATTCTCATATCGACAATTTGATGTGATAAAGATGGAGGGAAGTACACACTTTATGCTACCCttaatataattataacttCATCAGACGTCTGTTTCAATCAAAAGTCAGAAACAAAACTGCTAATATAGAGGTGTGTTTACATGTGAAACTCCTGAAAACTAGATTTCATTTGAGATGTCTTCAAGATCAGAGCCAGCTACCAATTTTCCCtggttctgcagaaagttcactgaaaatcaaaacaatctTTTCATGTTCCCACGGACAGATTTGAAAATCCCCTTGATTGTTGAATTTTGTTCATAATTAGTACAGCGTAAAATATACTTCTTATTATCCTCCATCAAGTCCAAGGTTGCTGTACTTAAACCCCAAGAAGCATTTTGGCATCTCTTGAAATGATAAAACATTAACATGAAACTTTCCAAACTGAACTACCTCAAAAACATCAGGCATAGGCCTACTATACAGACTGGAACACGACAATTTCATTTTAACTCCATCCAAAGGTTTTCATGCGCTAATCAACAAAATATAACTGCATTAAAggaaagccccccccccttgcTTTTTACCACCACTCTCTTTATAAATAGAAGTAGAAGTTGGTAAACAATGTCCATGCAAACATGCacgtttacaaattaaacaaaacacacaagcaATGTAAATGCTGAATTATGTTGTACTTTGATTCCATCAAGTGGCATAAACTGTTTAGTTGATTATCAACCCAAGCCAGGTCATTTATCTTGTTTGGTAGAACAACTCTCGTGGCTGTTGTAAATCACGGAGTTTTTTTACGAGACATGTTTATCAGCTCAACAAATTAAAGTCCTGACGTTTGATCACCTCGCTCGCCACACACTACATAATACAATTGTCACTAGCAGGTGAAACACACATAAAGCATTTAGAGGGTGCTGCAATGGACGGGCTGCCTGTCAGCGTGTAACCACGCCTGTCACTAATGGACCTAACAAGCACTAGTTgacaggaattttttttcaaaatggcggccGTGGGACTGGACAAGAATGAAAGGGAAAGAAAGGCGAGGGGGTGCACAGCGGGCATGACGGGGTCGTCAAGGCTGAGGCTGCGGGGTGCTAAATTGGTTACATAAGCCGCGGGACTAAAGACATCATTACATGTCCGAGAAGTaaggaaaagaagaagaaaaagatgtCTCGTCTCAAGATGTTATTGCCAAGATGGCAGGGGGGAGCATGatggaaagaagtaatttgttgGCTTCATGTCGCATCTTCTTTTGAGTGTGGCTCATTTAGGATACTTTTGATTGGAAACAAAGGTTCTTGACGAAAGGAGGAATTCTCGTATGGAAGGTTATTGGAAGATACCCGCTGAGGCTCTCAAGTCATTTCAGCAAGTCACCCGCTGGGAAAGAACTCAATAAACAACACCTTTACTTTTTGAAGTCAAATCTCAATCATAGTCTCTGTTGGATAAAGATGTACTCGATCAAAGTGCTATGGCGAAATGAGTTTCTGTCAATCTGTTTATTAATCCATTGATGTCACATCTGTCATCAGATTCTCACTCCACCTGGAACggttgttttcataaaaaaattttttacatttatttatttatttatttatcaactgAAATCGTCTTATATCACAATTCGCAGTGCTCGATACATTTCTGTAGAGCTGTTTTATACAATACGTTCAGAATTAAAAGCTAATGAAACTTTGACATAACCTCTCTTCTGAACAGACTACTTCGTACCACAAGACACTCATCTGCAGAATgacaaaagtagaatacaagtAGCATCGTAACTTAtttatcttatttatttatctgtATATGTATTTACTattttagttgttgtttttcatttatttatttcttatttatttcatattttattttattttattttttgtttatatatataaactAGGCTGTctcacttttaattttttttgttttgacttttttCAGGCAGGTATACCGCGTTCGAACTTGATACCACAATGGAGGACCATGTTCGTAACACAGTCACGCACAACTACAGTCAATGCATTATGTTCTTTAAGAATTCCAGCGTCTAAAATTAAAATCTGGGGCATTTTCTTTAAGATGAGGAGGCAGGCTGGCAGACCCCCACACATTCATGCAAATCAACACCCATCCATTCCTAGCGTCTTAGTATCAACATACCAGCTATGTAGAACACATGGAGTGACATGTTACACGGGGCTGTGACCAGACTCCCAACTCAACAACCAAGTTTTGTTTTCGTATCGTGTTGAAACGATGCCTcactgtaacaaaacaaaactcgaACATTTTAACCTGTTCTATAAAATCCAGAATTGTGAAAGAAATACtgtgtattaaaaaaatgcCTTATCGAACAATTTGAGAAGTCCGACATTTTTATATAATGCCAACAAACCTGCTATAAATGCTTATTGATTAGAAGTGGAAATGATATTCAGTATAGAAATAATATTAAGACTTGATATTCTTGAAGATTGTATAAGAAACAACTTCTTTGGAGAAATTGGCATGGTGTGTTTGACTATTCTTTAAACGAAACTCAAAATGAG belongs to Asterias rubens chromosome 6, eAstRub1.3, whole genome shotgun sequence and includes:
- the LOC117291556 gene encoding frizzled-5-like; the protein is MAFSTAPTILCFHAAVLAVFLVRCSAIRDVKCEPITIPMCRDIGYNMTYMPNQFNHDTQDEAGLEVHQFWPLVEIQCSADLKFFLCSMYTPICVTNYHKPLPACRSVCERAKSGCAPLMRQYGFAWPERMRCEDLPEFGNPDQLCMGFNTTEKPTPKPTIPTVTKQRPSQPTDGGCPCSCKEPFKTVPPHHPYYGRVSTGGVSSCATPCNGAFFSPDEKTFATFWIGLWSILCFVSTLTTTLTFLIDMERFKYPERPIIFLSGCYLFVSLGYIIRLIAGHETVACNGEYIRYESTGPAVCTIVFLLVYFFGMASSIWWVILSLTWFLAAGMKWGSEAIASYSQYFHLAAWLVPSIKSIAVLALSSVDGDPVSGICFVGNQSVEKLRGFVLAPLFVYLILGTFFLLAGFVSLFRIRHVIKAGGSKTDKLEKLMIRIGVFTVLYTVPATIVIGCYFYEQHARGKWERTHTCGCKNTAVTYPDYSVFMLKYFMCLVVGITSGVWIWSGKTLESWKGFYYRLFGKRELDRIGKPSNPKAVPLAHV